In Arachis stenosperma cultivar V10309 chromosome 1, arast.V10309.gnm1.PFL2, whole genome shotgun sequence, one DNA window encodes the following:
- the LOC130945859 gene encoding probable histone H2B.3, with amino-acid sequence MAPPTKAEKKPAEKKPASEKSPSATIAVEKKPKVEKKITKEGGSDKKKKRVKKSVETYKIYIFKVLKQVHPDIGISSKAMGIMNSFINDIFEKLAQEASRLARYNKKPTITSREIQTAVRLVLPGELAKHAVSEGTKAVTKFTSS; translated from the coding sequence ATGGCTCCTCCAACAAAGGCAGAAAAGAAGCCTGCAGAAAAGAAACCTGCATCAGAGAAATCACCATCTGCGACCATAGCGGTAGAGAAGAAGCCGAAGGTAGAAAAGAAGATAACAAAAGAAGGAGGGAGcgacaagaagaagaagagggtgAAAAAGAGCGTTGAAACCTACAAGATCTACATATTCAAGGTTTTGAAGCAGGTTCACCCTGACATTGGGATCTCGAGCAAAGCCATGGGGATCATGAACAGCTTTATCAATGACATCTTTGAGAAGCTCGCTCAAGAAGCTTCTAGATTGGCTAGGTATAACAAGAAACCAACGATCACTTCTAGGGAGATCCAAACTGCTGTACGGCTTGTCCTCCCTGGTGAGCTTGCGAAGCATGCTGTCTCTGAAGGCACAAAAGCTGTTACAAAATTCACCAGTTCTTGA